One window of the Salvia miltiorrhiza cultivar Shanhuang (shh) chromosome 6, IMPLAD_Smil_shh, whole genome shotgun sequence genome contains the following:
- the LOC130989272 gene encoding probable polyamine transporter At1g31830 isoform X1 encodes MVMAPAAAFSASAAMKKRSSAVKLTTSTKMPEANDAGYGRLEEGISPKSNNYAKVSIVPLVFLIFYEVSGGPFGVEDSVQAAGPLLALMGFLVFPFIWSVPEALVTAELGTMFPENGGYVVWVSSALGPYWGFQQGWMKWLSGVIDNALYPVLFLDYLKSGIPILADGLPRVAAVLGITAALTFMNYRGLTVVGWAAILLGVFSLMPFLVMGVVAVPKLEPSRWLVLDLNNVDWGLYLNTLFWNLNYWDSISTLAGEVDNPGRTLPRALFYGLIMVVLSYFLPLLIGTGAIPLNREDWSDGYFSEIAKIIGGVWLRLWVQGASAVSNMGMFVAEMSSDSFQLLGMAERGMLPECFAKRSRHGTPLVGILFSASGVVLLSWLSFQEIVAAENFLYCFGMIMEFLAFIKLRIDHPGAPRPYKVPLGTFGAIMMCVPPTLLILVVLLLASLKVMVISLIAFLIGLVIQPCLKYTERKQWLRFSDLQASVPLI; translated from the exons ATGGTGATGGCGCCAGCAGCGGCATTCTCCGCTTCTGCTGCCATG AAGAAACGATCCTCAGCAGTAAAGCTAACAACATCAACCAAGATGCCAGAGGCCAATGACGCAGGATACGGGCGATTGGAGGAAGGAATCTCTCCAAAATCGAACAATTACGCCAAGGTTTCGATCGTGCCACTTGTTTTCCTAATATTCTACGAGGTATCAGGAGGGCCATTTGGTGTTGAAGACAGTGTTCAAGCAGCTGGCCCTCTTCTAGCATTGATGGGATTTCTTGTTTTCCCATTTATATGGAGTGTTCCAGAAGCATTAGTCACAGCTGAATTAGGCACCATGTTTCCTGAAAATGGAGGTTATGTGGTTTGGGTTTCCTCTGCCTTGGGCCCCTATTGGGGGTTTCAGCAAGGGTGGATGAAGTGGCTTAGTGGAGTCATTGATAATGCTCTATACCCTGTTCTGTTTCTGGACTATCTGAAATCGGGCATCCCGATTCTTGCCGATGGCCTGCCCCGTGTGGCTGCGGTTTTGGGGATTACTGCTGCATTGACTTTCATGAACTATAGGGGCTTGACTGTGGTGGGGTGGGCTGCAATCTTGCTAGGGGTGTTTTCTTTAATGCCTTTCTTGGTTATGGGAGTTGTGGCGGTTCCCAAACTCGAGCCCTCGAGGTGGCTGGTGCTGGATTTGAACAATGTGGATTGGGGATTGTATTTGAACACTCTGTTTTGGAATTTGAACTATTGGGATTCGATTAGTACTCTAGCAGGGGAGGTGGATAACCCCGGTAGAACCCTTCCAAGGGCGCTGTTTTATGGCCTTATCATGGTGGTGCTGTCCTACTTTCTCCCCCTCCTGATTGGGACGGGGGCGATCCCACTCAACCGTGAGGATTGGAGCGATGGCTATTTCTCGGAGATTGCCAAGATTATTGGTGGGGTGTGGCTGAGATTGTGGGTGCAGGGGGCTTCTGCTGTGTCGAATATGGGGATGTTTGTGGCTGAAATGAGCAGTGACTCATTCCAGCTTCTTGGGATGGCGGAGCGTGGGATGCTCCCGGAGTGCTTTGCCAAGAGGTCGCGCCATGGGACCCCCCTCGTTGGGATCCTGTTCTCTGCATCGGGCGTGGTGCTGCTCTCGTGGCTGAGCTTTCAGGAGATTGTTGCTGCCGAGAATTTTTTGTACTGTTTTGGGATGATCATGGAGTTTTTGGCATTTATCAAGCTGAGAATCGATCACCCGGGCGCCCCCCGGCCTTACAAGGTTCCACTTGGGACGTTTGGGGCGATCATGATGTGTGTGCCTCCAACTCTGCTGATATTGGTTGTTCTGCTCTTGGCTTCTCTCAAAGTGATGGTGATTAGCCTCATCGCGTTTCTGATAGGGCTCGTGATACAGCCTTGCTTGAAGTACACCGAGAGGAAGCAATGGCTCCGATTCTCAGACCTTCAAGCTTCGGTTCCATTGATATAA
- the LOC130989272 gene encoding probable polyamine transporter At1g31830 isoform X2 has product MLLLEGKKRSSAVKLTTSTKMPEANDAGYGRLEEGISPKSNNYAKVSIVPLVFLIFYEVSGGPFGVEDSVQAAGPLLALMGFLVFPFIWSVPEALVTAELGTMFPENGGYVVWVSSALGPYWGFQQGWMKWLSGVIDNALYPVLFLDYLKSGIPILADGLPRVAAVLGITAALTFMNYRGLTVVGWAAILLGVFSLMPFLVMGVVAVPKLEPSRWLVLDLNNVDWGLYLNTLFWNLNYWDSISTLAGEVDNPGRTLPRALFYGLIMVVLSYFLPLLIGTGAIPLNREDWSDGYFSEIAKIIGGVWLRLWVQGASAVSNMGMFVAEMSSDSFQLLGMAERGMLPECFAKRSRHGTPLVGILFSASGVVLLSWLSFQEIVAAENFLYCFGMIMEFLAFIKLRIDHPGAPRPYKVPLGTFGAIMMCVPPTLLILVVLLLASLKVMVISLIAFLIGLVIQPCLKYTERKQWLRFSDLQASVPLI; this is encoded by the exons ATGTTGTTACTTGAAGGA AAGAAACGATCCTCAGCAGTAAAGCTAACAACATCAACCAAGATGCCAGAGGCCAATGACGCAGGATACGGGCGATTGGAGGAAGGAATCTCTCCAAAATCGAACAATTACGCCAAGGTTTCGATCGTGCCACTTGTTTTCCTAATATTCTACGAGGTATCAGGAGGGCCATTTGGTGTTGAAGACAGTGTTCAAGCAGCTGGCCCTCTTCTAGCATTGATGGGATTTCTTGTTTTCCCATTTATATGGAGTGTTCCAGAAGCATTAGTCACAGCTGAATTAGGCACCATGTTTCCTGAAAATGGAGGTTATGTGGTTTGGGTTTCCTCTGCCTTGGGCCCCTATTGGGGGTTTCAGCAAGGGTGGATGAAGTGGCTTAGTGGAGTCATTGATAATGCTCTATACCCTGTTCTGTTTCTGGACTATCTGAAATCGGGCATCCCGATTCTTGCCGATGGCCTGCCCCGTGTGGCTGCGGTTTTGGGGATTACTGCTGCATTGACTTTCATGAACTATAGGGGCTTGACTGTGGTGGGGTGGGCTGCAATCTTGCTAGGGGTGTTTTCTTTAATGCCTTTCTTGGTTATGGGAGTTGTGGCGGTTCCCAAACTCGAGCCCTCGAGGTGGCTGGTGCTGGATTTGAACAATGTGGATTGGGGATTGTATTTGAACACTCTGTTTTGGAATTTGAACTATTGGGATTCGATTAGTACTCTAGCAGGGGAGGTGGATAACCCCGGTAGAACCCTTCCAAGGGCGCTGTTTTATGGCCTTATCATGGTGGTGCTGTCCTACTTTCTCCCCCTCCTGATTGGGACGGGGGCGATCCCACTCAACCGTGAGGATTGGAGCGATGGCTATTTCTCGGAGATTGCCAAGATTATTGGTGGGGTGTGGCTGAGATTGTGGGTGCAGGGGGCTTCTGCTGTGTCGAATATGGGGATGTTTGTGGCTGAAATGAGCAGTGACTCATTCCAGCTTCTTGGGATGGCGGAGCGTGGGATGCTCCCGGAGTGCTTTGCCAAGAGGTCGCGCCATGGGACCCCCCTCGTTGGGATCCTGTTCTCTGCATCGGGCGTGGTGCTGCTCTCGTGGCTGAGCTTTCAGGAGATTGTTGCTGCCGAGAATTTTTTGTACTGTTTTGGGATGATCATGGAGTTTTTGGCATTTATCAAGCTGAGAATCGATCACCCGGGCGCCCCCCGGCCTTACAAGGTTCCACTTGGGACGTTTGGGGCGATCATGATGTGTGTGCCTCCAACTCTGCTGATATTGGTTGTTCTGCTCTTGGCTTCTCTCAAAGTGATGGTGATTAGCCTCATCGCGTTTCTGATAGGGCTCGTGATACAGCCTTGCTTGAAGTACACCGAGAGGAAGCAATGGCTCCGATTCTCAGACCTTCAAGCTTCGGTTCCATTGATATAA
- the LOC130989272 gene encoding probable polyamine transporter At1g31830 isoform X3, protein MPEANDAGYGRLEEGISPKSNNYAKVSIVPLVFLIFYEVSGGPFGVEDSVQAAGPLLALMGFLVFPFIWSVPEALVTAELGTMFPENGGYVVWVSSALGPYWGFQQGWMKWLSGVIDNALYPVLFLDYLKSGIPILADGLPRVAAVLGITAALTFMNYRGLTVVGWAAILLGVFSLMPFLVMGVVAVPKLEPSRWLVLDLNNVDWGLYLNTLFWNLNYWDSISTLAGEVDNPGRTLPRALFYGLIMVVLSYFLPLLIGTGAIPLNREDWSDGYFSEIAKIIGGVWLRLWVQGASAVSNMGMFVAEMSSDSFQLLGMAERGMLPECFAKRSRHGTPLVGILFSASGVVLLSWLSFQEIVAAENFLYCFGMIMEFLAFIKLRIDHPGAPRPYKVPLGTFGAIMMCVPPTLLILVVLLLASLKVMVISLIAFLIGLVIQPCLKYTERKQWLRFSDLQASVPLI, encoded by the coding sequence ATGCCAGAGGCCAATGACGCAGGATACGGGCGATTGGAGGAAGGAATCTCTCCAAAATCGAACAATTACGCCAAGGTTTCGATCGTGCCACTTGTTTTCCTAATATTCTACGAGGTATCAGGAGGGCCATTTGGTGTTGAAGACAGTGTTCAAGCAGCTGGCCCTCTTCTAGCATTGATGGGATTTCTTGTTTTCCCATTTATATGGAGTGTTCCAGAAGCATTAGTCACAGCTGAATTAGGCACCATGTTTCCTGAAAATGGAGGTTATGTGGTTTGGGTTTCCTCTGCCTTGGGCCCCTATTGGGGGTTTCAGCAAGGGTGGATGAAGTGGCTTAGTGGAGTCATTGATAATGCTCTATACCCTGTTCTGTTTCTGGACTATCTGAAATCGGGCATCCCGATTCTTGCCGATGGCCTGCCCCGTGTGGCTGCGGTTTTGGGGATTACTGCTGCATTGACTTTCATGAACTATAGGGGCTTGACTGTGGTGGGGTGGGCTGCAATCTTGCTAGGGGTGTTTTCTTTAATGCCTTTCTTGGTTATGGGAGTTGTGGCGGTTCCCAAACTCGAGCCCTCGAGGTGGCTGGTGCTGGATTTGAACAATGTGGATTGGGGATTGTATTTGAACACTCTGTTTTGGAATTTGAACTATTGGGATTCGATTAGTACTCTAGCAGGGGAGGTGGATAACCCCGGTAGAACCCTTCCAAGGGCGCTGTTTTATGGCCTTATCATGGTGGTGCTGTCCTACTTTCTCCCCCTCCTGATTGGGACGGGGGCGATCCCACTCAACCGTGAGGATTGGAGCGATGGCTATTTCTCGGAGATTGCCAAGATTATTGGTGGGGTGTGGCTGAGATTGTGGGTGCAGGGGGCTTCTGCTGTGTCGAATATGGGGATGTTTGTGGCTGAAATGAGCAGTGACTCATTCCAGCTTCTTGGGATGGCGGAGCGTGGGATGCTCCCGGAGTGCTTTGCCAAGAGGTCGCGCCATGGGACCCCCCTCGTTGGGATCCTGTTCTCTGCATCGGGCGTGGTGCTGCTCTCGTGGCTGAGCTTTCAGGAGATTGTTGCTGCCGAGAATTTTTTGTACTGTTTTGGGATGATCATGGAGTTTTTGGCATTTATCAAGCTGAGAATCGATCACCCGGGCGCCCCCCGGCCTTACAAGGTTCCACTTGGGACGTTTGGGGCGATCATGATGTGTGTGCCTCCAACTCTGCTGATATTGGTTGTTCTGCTCTTGGCTTCTCTCAAAGTGATGGTGATTAGCCTCATCGCGTTTCTGATAGGGCTCGTGATACAGCCTTGCTTGAAGTACACCGAGAGGAAGCAATGGCTCCGATTCTCAGACCTTCAAGCTTCGGTTCCATTGATATAA